A region of the Arachis hypogaea cultivar Tifrunner chromosome 15, arahy.Tifrunner.gnm2.J5K5, whole genome shotgun sequence genome:
tcaaaaagggactcagccagcccctattgaagtgtttgcaccccgaccaaacggactacgtgcTTAGAGAAGTCCACGAAGGGTGTTGCGGACatcacatcgggggcaaagccctggcaaggaagctcatccgagcaggatactactggccaacaatgatgaaggactcgaaggaatttgtcacaaaatgcacaaagtgtcaacaaaacgccaacttccacaatgCACCAGCCTCCGAGCTAAGCTCGCTAACGACTACACGTCCTTTtgcacaatggggagtcgacctcctgggacccttcccggtcggcccaggtcaagtcaaatacctcattgtagccattgactactataccaaatgggtagaggctgaaCCACTAGCCACGATATCGTCCTCCAACTgccggaagttcatgtggagacaggtgataacccgtttcggCATCCCAGAGGTCGTTATCTCGGACAATGGGacccagttcaccgacaagaagttcatggaattcctctctgGCCTGGGGATAAAGCAAAAGTTCTCCTCagtagaacacccccaaacaaacgggcagGTAGAGGCCGCAAACAAAGTCATCCTTCTTGGTCTAAAGAAGCGCCTAGACAGTAAGAAGGGAAACTGGGCCGACGAACTCCCCTCCGTCTTATGGTCCTACCGGACAACCGAGCAAAGCGCCACGGGGGAAACCCCCTTTCGCCTAACATACGGGGTCGACGCGGTAATACCAGTCGAAATCGGCGAACCAAGCCCCCGACTACTACTCGCGGGCATGAGCGAAGCGGTTGAGAAAGACCTGATCGAGGAAACAAGGGAGATGGCTCACCTAACAGAAACGGCGctgaaacaaagaatagccctgCGTTACAACGCAAAAGTCCTCAAACGAGACTTCGAAGAAGGGGACCTCGTCCTGCGACGCAACGACATCGGCGTCCCGACCCCAGGGGAAGGCAAGCTGGCGGTaaattgggaaggtccctacagggtAAGGGAGGTACTCGGCAAGGGCGCTTACAAACTCGAAAAACTTGACGGCAAGGAAATACCCAGAACATGGAACGCAGGTAACCTAAAGAGGTTCTACTCCTGACCCACCGGCTCACCGACCAGGGAGCCTAGCCAGATAGTTAGCATTTGCCCCATCCACATGTTAATTCATCTCGTTTACTTACTTTGTCAAATACTTACCCAACTGACGAGTAATTTTCACTTGTTCAAATTTTTTACTTGTTAAAACTTTCTTACTTCATATCTGTTCCTCGTGACCAAAACCTAAAACGgcaccccgggactgatcaccccgggagccagacGGCTCATAGGCCTCAACCAATTCGACGACTACGCGACCAAATCGGTCCGAACTGCTACCAAATGCGAAAACGGCGAGACGGGCACAAGAAATAAGCCCGCCCAGAATAAACGGTAACACGATAACGGCAACACGACAAAATAATGAAACAAGCAAAAATCATAGCAATCAAACGACGATAACTTATAAAGCGTCAAAATACAGAACGGACAAGTAAAATTGTTCAAGGCAAACAAAATGACAAAGTATCAACAGGTTGTTCAACAAATGCATTACAAAATATCCTAAGTTACGAGACTTCACTTCCTCGACATATCGACAATTTTCCCGTCCTGGATAGTCTTGAAAACACCAATTGACGACGTCTCGAAATCAGGAGCAGCAATCTTCAGCTGGGCCTTCAGGGCATCTTCGGTCATCAAGATGGCATTCTTCCCTTGCTCCTTGGCCACCTTAAGCTTCTTCTTAAGATCAACGGCCTCTGCCTTAGCGGCTTTCGCCTCCGAGACGGCCTGCTCCCGCTCCTTTTCCAAAGCGACAACTCGACCCTGAGCGGCGTTCAGTTGACCTTCCAATGTCATCTCACGCTCAAGAAGCCGGGCCACGGTCTCATCGGACGCCTTCAGCCTCTCCGCAACAAACAACGACTTCTCCTCAGCAGCATTAAGCTTTCCCCCCATCTCGGACAGCTGACCCTGGAGGAGCTCAACTTGAGCCTTAAAGTCATTATTCGCCTTAACAGAAGACTCAAGCTTCCTCCGAAGCGCCTCCATACCAGATAACTCAaactcggccttccgagctatcacggccccacgaagcaaggtgcgatacatccacctcgcctgcccggaCAGCTCGGTTGCATGAAAATGCTCTTCTGTCCCGGGTATCAGTTGGGAGTCAATGAACTTGGAAGCATCAAAATTCCTCTCCATTACGGTAAGGGCCACTTCcgggctggaagacatctttcgcTTCTTAGGAGTGTGGATAAGCTCCACGTCGCTATCCGGATGAGGGGAGAGAGTCGCCTGCCCGTCAGCAGGTCCCTCCTCATGGGTAGGGGAAGCCTGACCCCCTAAGCCCTGCTTTTCCGACGTCTCGGTATCCTGGGCAGGGGAAGCCTGGCCCTCCTTTTCCCCTGACGGACCCTCCGACTTGCCGGCGTCCTTCTCTTCGGCGTTCTCATCATCACTAGCCTCAAAAAAGGTCTTCATCAGATTCTCAAGACCGGTCATGGTGGCAGACATTTCCACTGCGAATAAACAACAAGAACGTTAGTCGTCAAACCGGAAATAAGAAGAACAACGACAAAGAAACATAGACAAACAAGAAAAGCAACTCACGAATATAGCTCCGGCcggcctcccgttcacccataagAAGGTGGGGGTTCACAGGATTCTTTTCAAAGATAGCAAGAAGAACGTTCGCTATCTGCTTATCTACAGCCGACAACCTCTTGTACGACACTTTCACAAAAGGATTCGACCCCGCGCCGAAGCTCCAGTAAGTCTGGATAAGGCGCTCCCCCTCTAACGACAACCAGAAGGGGTGGCGACCCTTGACGGGACGAACCTTGAAATACTTATCCTTAAAACCATGGTAGGAATCCTCAAAAAGGCTAAAAATCTTCCTACCCTGGGCAGCACGAAAAGAAAGAAACCCTTTTCTTGCTTTCCCCTGTTTGGAGGGGTTGGTAAGgttgaaataaaagagaaaaacgtcCACCGACGCCGGTAGCTCTAAGTACTCGCAGACCATCTCGAAGCAGCGGAtcgaagcccagctgttcggatgaagtTGAGACGGGGGAACGGATATCCGGTTCAGCAGCGCCATTTGAAAATCGGAGAACGGTATCCGAACACCAACTTGTGTGAACATGGACTTATAAAACCAGATCCAATCGGGAACGCGGGGAGAAtgaaaattgagctcataaatacgCTCATGAGGAAGCGGGACAATGGCCTCGTAGTTGGCCTCCTCGTCAGTACCCCCACACAAGTAGCCGGCTTGCCGGAACTCCGTCAGTTCCCCCAAGTCCATCTGGTTGGGTGAACTCCTTATATCGTCAGTCACCCAAGCATACGGGTCGTAAGCCGCAGCAGATCCGGAAGATCGGGAGACaacgcgaggcatacctacagcggggtaccactccgttagtcTATAAGGTCGGGAGCCCGAAAAATTCTAAGAAACTACACCTTTTCAACTCAATCATAACCAGATACGACTAAAAACTACACCTACCTCACAAACCACCCAAAAAAGCCTATCCTGGAATGGTACCCCTTCCCTAACTCACCTATCCCAACACTGGAAAAACCTCTTAACAAAAATGAACCAGCCATGCAACAAATGCAAACAGCAAATCACACAACAACAGAACATAACACAGATACCAGAAGAAAGAAACCAGAAGATTACCTGGAACGATGAAGGAAATCTGGACTGAAAGTTGGAGCAAGAGGGAGTTCGCACAGAAAGCTTTGGATGTTAGGGAGAAAAAGGGATGGAAATAGTGAGAGTGGGAGGTGGATAGGGGAAAAAACTGTTTAAAAACCACCCCCAAAAGCGCGAAAGGAAGCAAGGGCAAGATTGTCTTTGCGCACAGGTTTTTCAAAtcattatgagcattaaatgcccagcgcGGAGAACGAAACGGCAAACAGATGCCACAGCAGATCAAGAGACGCGCGCAAGAGACGCGTCCCTCCCACGATCAGCCGACCCGACGGCAACGCACGAGTGTGAACGTCACGCGCCACCAATGGCCCCCACGACCATCGCTGacgcgtcgggggcactgttacggcctggcccaaactcgCGCGGGTCGACCCGACCCGAGTTCTCGCCGGCCATATAATACgccctccacccgacccggacacgcgtcccgtacggcttGCACACAGCCGAAGAACAGCGCCCTTGGGGGTATGGGCTTGGCCATTGaaggggcccactactgacatgtatataaggggaagactggctctccccccaaggtacgtcacattcaCACACCATTTCCTctccgcctgcacatattctgacaagggcatcggagtgtctttgcaggtggcacctcCCTCTCCATCTGAAGTGCTCGGGATCTCGCTCATCCGGGACCAGGAAACCACGACCAGACGAGCTTCTCCACCATCCGAAACGTTGACCTCAGGGTCctaacccgaaccgtccggtacccgacctaccgaacaccATGCATTCTACACGGCAGTAAGCTGTTAGCGTCAATaaactttaaattatatattgttacataagcataaaaaatattaggtttaactatatatttaattatagactaaatattattttagtctttatagttttaactgaaaatcaaaatcgttcttaaattttttttgaattttaaattgttCCTaaccttaattttattttaaaattcgtCCTAAACAATTCGTTTAAAGACAAAATTACCTCttcgttaattttttttttatcatccctGAGCATCCTTTATCACTCTGGAAAAAAaatagtaaagctaattttagaaaatatataaataaataataattaaataaaataaaagataataaacaattttagtttataactttagaattttaatggttaaaaaaaaattatatacttctAATTaacggatggttcatattgaagagattcacctataaattgagtttttctttaattcatttcaatcaagtcatccaaataaaataacataatatttctttgagtagttttctcctaTATATGATAGAGAGAAGTGTattctccttttgtcaagagagagtgttattgtagtctccttgtgatagagagaagttgtaattctagttattcaattatttccatattttataaaaatttctaatttttcatctctatattttgctgtgtcatttgtctggtacctaacacTGGTATCATCAGAGCATAAAGTTGctgattaattttcttttttttttccgctgCGAGTTACCGTCTAAAAAAAATGGCAGCAAAGTATGAAATTCCGAAATTCAGTGGGAGTAATTTTTCCATATGAAATTTGAAGATAAAAGCCATTATGAGAAAAGACAATTGCGTGACAGCAATTGAAGGTAGACCCACtggaattacagatgaaaaattGAAGGAGATGGACAACAATGCTGTTGCAAACTTACACTTGGCACTAGCTGATTCAGTTTTATCAAGTGTAGCAGAGAAAAAGACAGCAAAGAAAATTTGGGATGCTCTCACCAAATTATATGAATTCAAGTCACTTCACAACAAGATATTCTTGAAGAGAAGACTTTTTACTCTTCGAATGAGTGAGTCCACATCGACAACGGATCACATCAATAATCTAAATACGCTATTTTTCTAACTTTCATCGTTGAAATATACCATAGCGGAAAATGAACGTGCAGAGCTCTTACTTCAAAGTCTACCAGATTCATATGATCAACTTatcattaacttaactaataatgttttgactgattatctttcttttgatgacatggctgctgcggttcttgaagaagaatctaggcgcaagaataaggaagatagaTTAGAGAGCTCAAAACAAGCAGAGGCTTTGTTGATGACAAGAGGAAGATCAATGGAGCGTGGTTCCAGTGGGAGTCAAAGTAGACCAAAGTCACAAAGTAAGAAGCAGGTCAAATGCTACAATTGTGGTAAGAGAGGGCACTTCAAGAAATATTGTTGGAATAAGAAGAGTATAGAGAAGGTTCCAGAAGGATCAAGTTCTCAAGGATGTGTTGCAAGTACCTTTGATGATGGAGAAGTCCTGTATGGCAAAGCAACAATTGGTTCTAAAGGCAGTAAACAGCTCATTGATGTTTGGAttgttgattcaggagcaacatgGCACATAACTCCTCATCGTGATTGGTTTTGTACATATGAACCTGTCTCGGAAGGATCGGTGTTTATGGGAAACAATCATGCTTTAGAAATTGTTAGAATGGGTACTGTCAAACTAAAAATGTATGATGGTTCTATTCGTTCACTTCAAGGGGTAAGATACGTGAAAGACTTGAAGAAGAATTTGTTGTCGATTGGGCAATTGGATGAACTTGGATGCAAGACCCATATtgaaggtgggatcttgaaagttgttaaagaagctcttgtggtaataaaagcagaaaagattacagcaaatctatacatgcttgtgggagatactttgcaagaagcagaggcatcagttgcttcaacaagccaagaagaaatgacgatGATATGGTATTGCAAACTAGGTCACATGTCAGAACGAGGCTTGAAGATTCTTGTAGAACGTAATCTCATTCCCGGGCTCAAATCGGTAAACTTACCGTTTTGTAAGCACTGCGTTACAAGCAAACAACATAGATTGACGTTTGGTAGATCAACTGCTTGGAGCAAGCACATAATGGAGTTGATTCATTCTGATGTGTGGGAATCGCCGGAGATGTCCCTAGGAGGAGCAAAATATCTTGTATCATTTATTGATAATTACTCTAGGAGGCTATGGGTGTACCCgatcaagaagaagtcagacgtgtttgcgatgttcaaagagtgaaagcaaagttagaacttgaatctggaaagaagatcaaatgtttaaggacagataatggaggagaatatgtcgatggtgattttctaacattttgcaAGCAAGCAGGTATTCAACGGCAATTCACAATTGCATACACGCCTCAGCAAAATGGTGTAGCAGAGCGAATGAATAGGACTCTCCTAGAAAGAGCACGAGCTATGTTACAAACTGCAGGTTTAGCTAAGTCTTTTTGGGCAGAAGCTGTTAAAACCGCCTGTTATGTGATAAATCGGTCACCATCAACTGCAATTGGGTTGAAGACACCAATGAAGATGTGGCAAGGTAAGCcacctaattattcttctttacatatatttggttgtccTGTGTACGTAATGTACAATTCCCAGGAAAGAACAAAGCTGGACCCAAAGTCTAGAAAATGTATATTCTTGGGTTATGCTGACGGAGTTAAGGGGTATCGCCTGTAGGATCCCATTACCCGCAAGGTAGTTGTCAGTAGAGATGTGATATTTACAGAAGATGAATTGCAaaaggaacaagaaaatgacaGCACTGTTAAAGAGATAACCACTGTTCAAATAGATAAAAAATGCAAAGAAGGTGATCTTTCTGAAGCAGAACCACAGCACGAAGAACAAGAAGCAGAGGCCAATGACATAGAAGTTTGTCGATCCACTCGAAAAAGAAGAATACCATCATGGcactcaaattatgttttgacaaaccatgatgcacattgtcttttgacagaagatggagaaccaacaacttttatggaggctatgcgcaatccagacgcttctatgtggatgacagcaatgcaagaagaaattgaggcattacatagaaaccatacctggaaacttgttgaacttccagcaggtcggaaagtcattggtaacaaatgggtttacaagatcaaacgagatagtaatgatcaggtggaacgatatcgtgcaagattggttgtcaatggatatgctcagaaagaaggtgttgacttcaatgaaatattttcttcagtggtgagactaactactattagagtagttttggctatgtgtgctgcatttgatttacatctagagcaattagatgtaaagactgcatttcttcatggagaacttgaagaagagatatatatgctccaaccagaaggttttgaagaacaaggaaaagaaaacttggtttgcaggttaactaaatctctgtacggtctaaagcaggcgccaaggtgttggtacaagagatttgattctttcattattagccttggatacaacagacttagttcagatcattgtacttattacaagaggtctggtgataatgatttcatcattctgttgttgtatgtggatgacatgttggtggtaggtcccaacaaagatcaaatccaagaattgaaggcacagttggctagggagtttgatatgaaagacttgggaccagcaaacaagattttagggatgcaaattcaccgagacaaaaagataggaagatttggctatcgcaaaagaattatttgaagaaaatcttgcaacgcttcaatatgcaagaatgtaagccaatttcaaccccacttcctatgaatttcaaattatcctcaagtatgtgCCCTAGTAGTGAAGCAGAGAGGATGGAAATGTCTCGAGTACCGTATGCATCAGCGGTGGGAAGCCTTATGTATGCCATGATCTGTACAAGGCCAGATATTGCTCAAGCAATTGTGGTGGTAAGTCGATTTATGGTAGATCCGGGTAAAGAGCATTGGAATGTTGTTAAGAGGATCTTGAGATACATCAAAGGGACCTCGAATGTTGCATTATGTTTTGGAGGATCggaattcattgtcaatggatatgtcGACTCAGATTTTGCAGGTGATCTTGATAAACGAAAATCTACTACAGGATATGTGTTCATGCTTGCAGGAGGAGCTGTGAGCTGGCTATCTAAATTACAAACTGTTGTAGCTTTATCTACTACAGAAGCTGAATATATGGCAGCTACACAAGCATGCAAGAAAGCTATTTGGATCCAAAGGTTGATAGAAGAACTCGGGCACAAACAACAGAAGATTTTTGTGtattgtgacagtcagagtgccttgcacattgcaaggaatcctgcctttcattcaagaacaaaacatattggagtacaatatcactttatttgggaagtagtagaagaaggaagtgttgatatgcagaagattcacacgaaagataacctagcagatgccatgacaaaaccaattaacacagaaaagtttgaatggtgtagatcctcatacggcctatggaatacatgagcaacatgaattttaaaaatttatcaaaattagctttaagtgggagattgtgaaaaaatagtaaaacaaattttagaaaatatataaataaataataactaaataaaatgaaaggtaataaacaatcttagtttataaccttagaattttaatggttgaaaaagagaagaattatatacctctaattaaCAGATagttcatattgaagagactcatctataaattgagtttttctttaattcatttcaatcaagtcatccagataaaataacataatatttttttgagtGGTTTTCTCCTATATATGATAGAGTattctccttttgtcaagagagagtgttattgtagtctccttgtaatagagagaagttgtaattctcaaaaaaattattcaattatttccatattttatacaaatttctaattgttcatctctatattttgctgtgtcatttgtctggtacctaacacACTCATGTAACACTAACAAGAAAGAGCACCCACTAGAATAGTTACTCGAACGCCTAACAATAAGGCAAGTTCAATAATTTTCTACATACTAATAATTATTAGAATTATTTCAAGGAAAATATTCACCTTTtaccatatatataaaaaaaaaatttctacttCATCAcactcattttatttatttacaacaCAATCTCctcaacatgaaatatttttaatGTTGCAAGATTAGTGGTAGAAGTGGCAAATTTTCACAAATTGAAAGGATTCGAATTGAGCTAGAACAAGATTGTAAATTTAGGCCTTATATAAAAAAACGActtgttatttgttatttgtttttgaataaattatttgttattgtacTACTAATTCGTTAATTATATTGTTagattttagtaaatttaatacGAAAAGATACACATgtataatagttttttttttacttggatattaagtaaaaaaattactaaattttttttatattttttttaaataattaaaaaaagtcaaTTATTTAATTCATTAGTTTAAACGAATCAGATCAAATTGAATTGAGCCAACTAAATGTTCTATTATAAAAAAAGCAACTAAATTAAttcatcttttttaattttaactcgTTTCTTATAATAAGCTAGCACATCTATTTAACTGCTTTAGCCATtgatcatataatatatatagaattcAACTCATGTTAAGTTTCTTCTTTCATTTCTCATTTTTCATTTGAACTATTCAAACATTTTCAAtcatttcattatatatataaaatattgttcttgtgttaattagttagttaagaTCGATATCTACATACATAATTTGTTTgtgtttctaaaaaaataaaaaataaattttagttaattaatattaattatttttcttaatttaagaattatttttttaaaaaaataaagtttaaaatttataatttaaaattaagaatttataatttaggatttaaaatttaaaataaataaaataattttaaaaaattagcttatgccaaaaaaaatttaactccTTAATCTTACTTGTGTGAAGGAAGGAAATGATTTACAATGACAAAATAACatgagtttgaaaaaaaaaaaagtcttgaCTAAGATAAAGCAGAGAGTACACCTTTTTATATAGAGTacgtgttgattttttttttgtttattttttattattatttattttttttattcttatgatGTTAAACTCTTCCTTTCCCAATATATAAGCTTTATGACAGTAGTAGTATCTGGCATTTTGGCAGTTTTCATCACGGAATTTTTAGTTGGTCTGCATTTCactcttttttagggttttaaattATAGATTGACAGTTGTAATTGTGACCACAGTAATCTAATTAATACAGTGGTTTTGAGAATGTCTATATTTCTGttgttagaatttttaaattgtagTTGCATTGACATCCTAACAAGTtgacaattaaaattttctaattcCACTAAGttataattagttaaataaattttagttagaGTATAAGCTAAGGTATaacatatttttactaatttcATATAAAAAGTTAATAATAGGCACATATACTGTAATAATGGAACATGAAAAacatttggtttataattatttttttctaaaatactcttttatatatattttactatttttaatatttaaattaaagatttaatattttagttaaaataatataagattcttattattttgactaattttatatttattattaatatatatatatatataatgtataaaAGATAAATTGACATACTTGTTAATAAACTAGTAATAATAATTACAAATAGATATTTACTAGTTTTGTTTACAACCACAAGTACAATCAAATCTTACATCTAGAAATACAACCGGTAATTTAAAATATTGGACTCTGTTGCATTATACATTAACTAGTGAAGAATTTTACGGTGTTAGTACGGTATCATTTGCAAGCTAAAATCCAAAGAAGTGGTTGGGAGTTATGACAAAAATCCAAGTCGTCACAAAATTTCTCTTTCTCTTGCATGCTTCAAGTAGTTTTATTATCGAGTTCATGAGCCACATGGTGCTGCTTTGGTGTTCTATGATTGGTCTTTTGTTAGTTCAGTAGCTCATTTTTTCAAGCAAGCTAGCTACCACATAATGGGTTGACTTTCATTTCCATGTAGAAAAATATACACCACACAATTCTCATCAATGGAGAGAAGGTTTGATTTAGGTGCCaagaaattgtaaaaaaaataaaaaattaattatttatataaaatacatattaaaaaatatatattaattaattttataattaatttttaatatatataaattttttatccaaataataagaacatatatgTTATTATACTGAtcatgaaatttttcaaaatttattttaataattttaaattaaaaaatagaataaataattattaaattctcattttttatttaactaatttattatgatattattatatttttttaaatatatttattaaattataaaactaaaattcTCTTCACATGCAACAACTACCTTGATACATTATTCTATGTTAAAAAAAGTGTGTTATCATTTGTGTTATGGCCATACACGTCGTAACATGCTTGTTATTCTTATTTGAGAGAGTAGTTGATTTGTTGTTTTCCATTAAGTATTTTTCTTGTCTCTTAGCTTTTGGATGTTTTTATCTATTAAGTCTTTCTGAATTCTGAGCTTCTTGTATATGTATATGTGTGTCTTTATCAAACGTCACTAGGAGTTTAGGACATAGTTTTCTTCATTTTCGGTGTACTGGTTAAAAGTCTAGAAaccaaattattattaatta
Encoded here:
- the LOC140179418 gene encoding secreted RxLR effector protein 161-like codes for the protein MCPSSEAERMEMSRVPYASAVGSLMYAMICTRPDIAQAIVVVSRFMVDPGKEHWNVVKRILRYIKGTSNVALCFGGSEFIVNGYVDSDFAGDLDKRKSTTGYVFMLAGGAVSWLSKLQTVVALSTTEAEYMAATQACKKAIWIQRLIEELGHKQQKIFVYCDMEGFGVINWTSKNKPSKSSTGFDYSLEYLEGEVSESTRACPGAFGKNASNIV